From Anopheles darlingi chromosome 2, idAnoDarlMG_H_01, whole genome shotgun sequence, the proteins below share one genomic window:
- the LOC125952292 gene encoding uncharacterized protein LOC125952292: protein MGVLGLWKLIEQSGKPVPLETLENKVLAVDVSIWLHQVIKGFQDSKGSALPNAHVLGLFHRLCKLMFYRIKPIFVFDGGVPVLKKQTIAKRNQSRNNYQNEADRIQQLLLETLAKEKVVQQALGSATNILITPSKKPLPAIGGSGSKQQQEEEPDAMFKLPPMKLPEEPIDLDKSDSSMDEKASRNYYHLNLNAIDVTSVYFKNLPADVRHEILNDIKETRKQSSWGRLHELPVQSDSFSSFQMSRLLKRRQVQVELEEAEKEMGGKCLSLAELESLLNEEGVETSSSRAAQQIASDENTRFLLVRDVQKAIEKAKAREEEEKNAPKPPKVPKLVRESSNNQLDDDKEMDEELQMAIKMSLMQDENPTAMIELDDDDVRMSRQQKQVLGNAARSLARGFMLEYGGLTNEEFNELLHQTQDVDCGDVNDSMSQMFVYNDVSVIEPAISAKSIQEEEPTKHPAASEPIVVTEKSNSESETESDSDFIDVPSDISNDSAIGISLPLNKTNHQKPHFNPIVDLTIDDLAKYRNGGKNAQTKNSKEVVEVVIKKEEMGVCDEDDIFADVFMADKPISKTSEPKPAMASIPMKLIEGIVEERNENPKNVPIVVKPMVGLKIKKVDDINAQLKEQLEQLRKGPSVLDLEGIVPVSTAALPNPSTLDKVNIVSPQPATDLKSIHETLKQQLAELKTSAMPLDLNEIDIEATVKDKQAATEDEVDSDATIICEGESPDATILFPTKSIREGSIGNSKSDITKPNMDDDVAIISQKPTVIEILDSPTKKGTLEHLIVARTPGKDTEKKQLAEKEEDIPSVAKPFFVNKTPPSSKKVSSNEATNEGTSSGGSVVKQLFPQIIETEAIPSTSKGPAKPSVSADTLITEMATNLKDSRTPLELKQMALDLAQNERELEREKNKQNRLGVSITDQMRNDCMELLQLFGVPYIVAPMEAEAQCAFLNQIELTDGTITDDSDIWLFGGQKVYKNFFNQQKLVLEFTIEGIEQAFQMDRKKLIQLALLVGSDYTTGIHGIGAVTALEILASFPPTPEQPGETSELMSMLSGLRKFRDWWQHSRNGTATTGTRIALKSKLKNIDIAEGFPNTGVVEAYLKPTVDYSEEEFTWGYPDADRLRDYARQKFGWTRSKTDDILLPVLKRLDERKSQASIKNYFKVQSAVAQSRVKVSKRVQYAVDTMAGKIDSAVDEAKAAKKKSPAKKGGRKKKLGTQASSTTDDSVETGVLGSQENTGVTEPVSVDTDDDFAESKQPTKKPTARKKGPASGPSVPANAGQKPKRGRKKAVEPAQTAATSPSEDTMAGPKHSLANIGGIIANINSQSANSLNEETAGTGRARRGANKIPDFNPAIPQRVKDEQEMADRKQKAAELFKKLRAEGTTKGRKKAG, encoded by the exons ATGGGAGTTTTGGGATTGTGGAAGCTGATCGAGCAATCCGGCAAACCAGTGCCGCTGGAAACGCTGGAAAACAAGGTGCTGGCTGTTG ATGTTTCGATTTGGTTGCACCAGGTAATTAAAGGGTTCCAAGATTCGAAAGGTAGCGCATTACCGAATGCGCACGTCCTGGGTTTGTTTCATCGGCTGTGCAAGCTCATGTTCTACCGTATTAAGCCGATTTTCGTGTTCGACGGAGGTGTACCGGTGTTGAAAAAGCAAACGATC GCCAAGCGGAATCAAAGCCGCAATAACTATCAGAATGAAGCGGATCgcatccagcagctgctgctggagacaCTCGCCAAAGAGAAGGTGGTACAGCAGGCTCTTGGTTCTGCGACGAATATCCTGATAACACCTTCAAAGAAACCACTACCAGCTATTGGCGGTAGTGgaagtaagcagcagcaagaagaagaaccggATGCAATGTTCAAACTGCCACCGATGAAGCTACCCGAAGAACCGATCGACTTAGACAAGAGCGACAGTTCGATGGATGAAAAGGCTTCACGGAATTACTATCACCTCAACCTGAACGCAATCGACGTTACTAGCGTGTATTTCAAGAACTTGCCGGCCGACGTGCGGCATGAGATACTGAACGATATCAAAGAAACCCGCAAACAATCATCCTGGGGCCGGCTACATGAACTACCCGTTCAGAGCGActcattttcctccttccaaaTGTCGCGCCTTCTCAAGCGTCGACAGGTGCAGGTTGAACTcgaggaagcggaaaaagAAATGGGCGGAAAGTGTTTGTCGCTGGCCGAACTGGAATCATTGCTAAACGAGGAAGGGGTTGAAACGTCATCGAGCCGAGCGGCACAGCAGATTGCTTCGGATGAAAACACACGGTTTCTGTTGGTTCGGGATGTACAGAAAGCAATTGAGAAGGCAAAGGCTcgcgaagaagaggagaaaaatgCACCGAAACCTCCCAAAGTACCTAAACTGGTTCGCGAATCCAGTAACAACCAACTGGATGATGATAAGGAAATGGATGAAGAGTTACAGATGGCGATAAAAATGTCGCTTATGCAGGATGAAAACCCTACCGCAATGATTGAgctggacgatgatgatgtgcgaaTGTCGCGGCAGCAGAAACAAGTATTGGGAAATGCAGCCCGAAGTCTTGCCCGTGGGTTTATGCTAGAGTATGGCGGGCTTACGAACGAAGAGTTTAACGAGCTGCTGCACCAGACGCAGGACGTTGACTGCGGTGATGTGAACGATTCGATGTCACAAATGTTTGTTTATAATGATGTTTCCGTCATTGAACCAGCAATATCGGCCAAATCTATTCAAGAGGAAGAGCCTACGAAGCATCCAGCTGCCAGTGAGCCAATTGTTGTAACAGAGAAAAGTAATAGCGAGTCGGAAACGGAATCTGATTCCGACTTCATTGACGTTCCGTCGGATATATCAAACGATTCGGCCATCGGGATATCGTTGCCGTTGAATAAAACGAATCACCAAAAGCCACACTTCAATCCTATCGTGGACCTTACGATCGATGATTTAGCCAAATATAGGAATGGTGGAAAGAACGCACAAACCAAAAATTCGAAGgaagtggtggaggtggtcaTCAAAAAGGAAGAGATGGGAGTTTGTGATGAGGATGACATCTTTGCTGATGTATTCATGGCAGATAAACCCATAAGCAAGACAAGCGAACCAAAACCTGCTATGGCATCCATTCCGATGAAGCTTATCGAAGGTATAGTTgaagaacgaaatgaaaatcctAAAAATGTACCGATTGTGGTGAAACCAATGGTTGGGTTAAAGATTAAAAAGGTTGATGATATTAACGCCCAACTCAAGGAACAGTTAGAACAGCTACGTAAAGGACCATCGGTATTGGATCTGGAAGGTATAGTTCCTGTCTCGACAGCGGCGTTACCGAATCCTTCAACACTCGATAAAGTGAATATTGTTTCACCGCAACCAGCAACGGATTTGAAAAGTATCCACGAAACTCTGAAGCAGCAACTGGCAGAATTGAAGACAAGTGCTATGCCTTtggatttgaatgaaattgatattGAAGCGACAGTAAAGGATAAACAG GCTGCAACAGAAGATGAGGTGGATAGTGATGCAACGATTATATGCGAAGGGGAATCTCCTGATGCTACCATACTATTTCCCACAAAGTCGATTAGAGAAGGGTCCATCGGAAATTCGAAGAGTGATATTACAAAACCTAACATGGACGATGATGTTGCCATTATATCGCAAAAGCCAACAGTGATAGAAATTCTCGACAGTCCAACGAAGAAAGGAACTCTGGAGCATTTAATCGTTGCCCGCACTCCGGGCAAAGATACGGAAAAGAAACAACTGgccgaaaaggaagaggaTATACCGAGCGTGGCAAAACCCTTCTTCGTGAATAAAACACCTCCATCTTCCAAGAAAGTGTCTTCAAATGAAGCTACAAACGAAGGTACTTCCTCCGGCGGTAGTGTAGTGAAGCAGTTGTTCCCACAAATAATCGAAACTGAAGCAATACCATCAACCAGTAAAGGTCCTGCTAAACCGTCCGTTAGCGCTGACACTCTGATCACGGAAATGGCCACAAATTTAAAAGATTCCCGCACACCGCTAGAACTGAAGCAGATGGCACTCGATCTGGCTCAAAACGAACGGGAGCtcgaaagggagaaaaacaaacagaaccgcCTTGGCGTTTCCATTACCGATCAGATGCGTAATGATTGCATGGAACTTCTGCAGCTCTTTGGCGTACCTTATATCGTGGCACCGATGGAGGCGGAGGCGCAGTGTGCGTTCCTGAATCAGATTGAGCTGACTGATGGTACGATCACGGATGATAGTGATATCTGGTTATTTGGTGGACAGAAGGTGTACAAAAACTTTTTCAACCAACAAAAGCTAGTACTGGAGTTTACGATCGAAGGTATCGAGCAAGCGTTTCAGATGGACAGGAAGAAGCTCATTCAGTTGGCCTTGTTGGTGGGCAGTGATTATACAACTGGGATCCACGGTATCGGTGCCGTGACGGCTCTAGAGATATTGGCATCGTTTCCACCTACGCCGGAACAGCCAGGCGAAACATCGGAGCTAATGTCGATGCTTTCGGGGTTACGAAAGTTTCGCGACTGGTGGCAGCATAGCCGTAACGGAACAGCTACCACCGGGACACGCATTGCtttgaaatcaaaattgaaaaacattgATATCGCAGAGGGTTTCCCTAATACGGGTGTTGTCGAAGCTTATCTGAAGCCGACGGTCGATTATAGCGAAGAAGAGTTCACTTGGGGCTACCCCGATGCAGATCGGTTGCGGGATTACGCACGACAAAAATTCGGCTGGACTCGTTCGAAAACGGACGACATATTACTACCGGTACTGAAGCGATTGGATGAACGTAAATCGCAGGCATCGATAAAGAACTACTTCAAAGTCCAGAGTGCCGTCGCGCAAAGTCGGGTAAAGGTTAGCAAACGGGTACAGTACGCGGTGGATACGATGGCTGGAAAGATCGATTCTGCGGTAGATGAAGCAAAGGCAGCAAAAAAGAAGAGTCCTGCGAAGAAAGGCGGCCGCAAGAAGAAGTTAGGCACGCAAGCATCTTCTACAACAGATGATTCGGTTGAAACAGGCGTCTTGGGATCACAAGAGAACACCGGTGTGACAGAACCAGTCTCCGTTGATACTGACGATGATTTTGCGGAGAGCAAACAACCGACGAAAAAACCGACTGCACGTAAGAAGGGTCCTGCTAGTGGTCCTTCTGTACCAGCAAACGCTGGTCAAAAGCCAAAACGAGGCCGCAAGAAAGCCGTTGAGCCAGCACAAACAGCCGCCACATCACCTTCGGAAGATACGATGGCCGGCCCAAAGCACTCACTTGCGAACATCGGAGGAATCATTGCCAACATCAACAGTCAATCAGCCAACAGTTTGAATGAAGAGACCGCGGGAACTGGTCGTGCGAGACGCGGTGCAAATAAGATACCCGACTTTAATCCAGCCATTCCCCAGAGGGTCAAGGACGAGCAGGAGATGGCCGATCGGAAACAAAAAGCGGCGGAACTGTTTAAGAAATTGCGTGCAGAGGGAACCACGAAAGGTAGGAAAAAAGCTGGGTAA
- the LOC125952304 gene encoding sodium- and chloride-dependent GABA transporter ine isoform X1, with protein MEAQEQNQLEIQSVTPIPTTRRPINDLHFTAINSNYRQQNKLSGNSNASASSGSGAEETKALLPATGPSGRRFVIVPCQPGSAIGDPGGPSTVAGSGGKVEPGEGSTPSPITVPTAPVGSYAKPKYFNSLRSVRSANDPQGLGIVQQHHAAIARSGSYVFSEIGGSPRLFSDATSIRSLASIGMGSTDGRRMVIRRVPNSPNELLTMINPPTPPVEDAYDNESYGGMSDDSDLDNLKPRKQHWANKMQFVLACIGYSVGLGNVWRFPYLCYKSGGGVFLVPYFIILLICGIPMLFMELAVGQYTGRGPIGALGQLCPLFKGTGLASVVVSFLMSTYYSVIIAYAIYYFFTSFRPDLPWTDCSHRWNTPDCWVPESLKNNMTRPQMSRTPTEEFFENKVLQISHGIEYPGAMRWELVACLVCAWILVYFAIWKSIKSSAKVRYLTATLPFVLIVVFLGRSLTLEGADKGLHYFFRPNWQELGRANVWINAAAQNFNSIGIAFGSMISFASYNKYNNNILHDTLAVSFVNAITSLLVGIFAFATIGNIALEQSTTVEDVISGGPGLIFVVYPQALAKMPAAQLWAVLFFFMLLCLGLNSQFAIVEVVVTSIQDGFPRWIKRKLVYHELLVLIVCVVSFFAGLPNLIQGGIYFFQLIDHYAASVSIMFLAFFETIAISWFYGINRLSKNVKQMTGRYPSLYLRFCLLVAVPLLLISLWIFSLINYEAPTYHNGKYSYPGWAHGLGWAITSASLVCIPSYAIYQVVRAEGDTFGQKLLNTLKPNIYECKICGEHHCDHDFPEEEMGPEMAIVESTSGVPLILQAPPSGHGYNVQAQARDEQTVTTRDTANTTAANNAAPQNSGSNGEAR; from the exons ATGGAGGCCCAGGAGCAGAACCAGCTAGAAATACAATCCGTTACTCCCATCCCGACGACCCGGCGTCCGATAAACGATTTGCACTTTACCGCGATCAACAGCAACTACCGGCAGCAGAACAAACTGAGCGGTAACAGTAATGCCAGCGCGTCATCGGGTAGCGGTGCCGAGGAGACGAAGGCCCTGCTACCAGCGACGGGCCCTAGCGGCCGTCGGTTCGTGATCGTACCCTGTCAACCGGGCAGCGCGATCGGTGATCCGGGTGGACCTTCCACTGTGGCCGGTAGTGGCGGAAAGGTAGAGCCGGGCGAGGGTTCAACGCCGAGCCCGATTACGGTGCCGACCGCACCGGTTGGTTCCTACGCTAAACCCAAATACTTCAACAGTCTGCGTTCGGTACGATCCG CAAACGATCCGCAAGGGTTGGGGATCgtacagcagcatcatgctgcGATCGCTCGGAGCGGTTCGTACGTCTTTAGCGAAATCGGTGGATCGCCGCGGTTGTTCTCGGACGCCACCTCAATCCGATCGCTGGCCTCGATCGGCATGGGATCTACCGATGGGCGACGGATGGTGATCCGCCGGGTACCGAACTCCCCGAACGAGCTGCTAACCATGATCAATCCCCCGAC TCCACCGGTGGAAGATGCGTACGATAATGAGAGCTACGGGGGCATGTCGGACGACTCCGATCTCGATAATCTCAAGCCACGCAAGCAGCACTGGGCGAACAAGATGCAGTTCGTGCTCGCCTGCATCGGCTATTCGGTCGGTCTGGGCAACGTCTGGCGGTTCCCGTATCTGTGTTACAAGAGCGGTGGAG GAGTGTTTCTGGTGCCTTACTTCATCATTCTGCTCATCTGTGGAATACCGATGCTGTTCATGGAGCTGGCCGTCGGTCAGTACACGGGCCGTGGACCAATCGGTGCCCTCGGTCAGCTGTGTCCATTGTTTAAAG GTACCGGGCTGGCGAGCGTGGTCGTTTCATTCCTGATGTCCACCTACTACAGTGTGATCATTGCCTATGCAATCTACTacttcttcacctccttccGGCCGGATCTACCGTGGACGGATTGTTCGCATCGCTGGAACACGCCCGACTGCTGGGTTCCGGAGAGCTTGAAAAACAATATGACCCGACCGCAAATGTCCCGCACCCCCACGGAGGAGTTTTTCGA GAACAAGGTACTGCAGATAAGCCACGGTATTGAGTATCCGGGTGCGATGCGTTGGGAGCTGGTGGCGTGCCTGGTGTGCGCCTGGATTCTGGTGTACTTTGCCATCTGGAAGTCGATCAAATCCTCGGCCAAGGTACGCTACCTAACAGCTACGCTGCCGTTCGTGCTGATCGTGGTCTTTCTGGGACGTTCGCTTACACTGGAGGGTGCCGACAAGGGACTGCACTACTTCTTCCGTCCGAACTGGCAAGAGCTGGGGCGAGCAAAT GTATGGATTAATGCTGCGGCGCAAAACTTCAACTCGATCGGTATCGCGTTCGGGTCGATGATTTCGTTCGCCAGCTACAACaagtacaacaacaacatcctgCACGACACGCTGGCAGTGTCGTTCGTGAACGCAATCACAAGCCTGCTGGTCGGCATCTTTGCGTTCGCCACGATCGGTAACATAGCGCTGGAGCAAAGCACAACCGTGGAGGATGTGATTAGCGGAGGTCCCGGGCTAATCTTCGTCGTATATCCGCAAGCATTGGCCAAGATGCCTGCCGCTCAGCTGTGGGCTGTACTGTTCTTCTTTATGCTGCTGTGTTTAGGGTTAAACAGCCAG TTCGCCATCGTTGAAGTGGTTGTTACGTCCATCCAGGATGGATTTCCACGGTGGATTAAGCGAAAACTGGTCTATCACgagctgttggtgctgatcGTTTGCGTCGTGTCGTTTTTTGCCGGGTTGCCCAATCTGATCCAGGGAGGGATATACTTTTTCCAGCTAATCGACCATTACGCGGCATCCGTATCGATCATGTTCCTGGCGTTCTTTGAAACCATTGCCATATCCTGGTTCTACGGTATCAATCGGTTATCAAAGAACGTGAAGCAAATGACGGGTCGATATCCGTCGCTGTACTTACGGTTTTGCTTGCTGGTTGCCGTGCCGTTACTGTTGATA TCGTTGTGGATATTCAGCTTGATCAACTACGAGGCTCCGACGTACCACAACGGCAAGTACAGCTATCCTGGTTGGGCGCACGGTCTCGGATGGGCCATCACTTCTGCCTCGCTGGTTTGCATTCCATCGTATGCCATTTATCAGGTGGTTCGTGCCGAAGGAGATACGTTTGGTCAG AAACTGCTCAACACCCTGAAACCCAACATTTACGAATGCAAAATATGTGGTGAGCATCATTGCGATCATGATTTCCCGGAGGAGGAAATGGGCCCCGAGATGGCGATCGTCGAGTCGACGTCGGGAGTACCGCTGATACTACAGGCTCCTCCGTCCGGTCATGGGTACAATGTACAGGCTCAGGCAAGGGATGAGCAAACCGTGACGACACGTGACACAGCAAataccaccgccgccaacaaTGCAGCTCCACAAAACTCGGGAAGCAATGGCGAGGCCCGATGA
- the LOC125952304 gene encoding sodium- and chloride-dependent GABA transporter ine isoform X2 codes for MSVMNEKHEPVVPNGDGQPTESSAKKGQPNGTSVTATDRTPLMTSMPSYPNSPVMMRRFIGDPPVEDAYDNESYGGMSDDSDLDNLKPRKQHWANKMQFVLACIGYSVGLGNVWRFPYLCYKSGGGVFLVPYFIILLICGIPMLFMELAVGQYTGRGPIGALGQLCPLFKGTGLASVVVSFLMSTYYSVIIAYAIYYFFTSFRPDLPWTDCSHRWNTPDCWVPESLKNNMTRPQMSRTPTEEFFENKVLQISHGIEYPGAMRWELVACLVCAWILVYFAIWKSIKSSAKVRYLTATLPFVLIVVFLGRSLTLEGADKGLHYFFRPNWQELGRANVWINAAAQNFNSIGIAFGSMISFASYNKYNNNILHDTLAVSFVNAITSLLVGIFAFATIGNIALEQSTTVEDVISGGPGLIFVVYPQALAKMPAAQLWAVLFFFMLLCLGLNSQFAIVEVVVTSIQDGFPRWIKRKLVYHELLVLIVCVVSFFAGLPNLIQGGIYFFQLIDHYAASVSIMFLAFFETIAISWFYGINRLSKNVKQMTGRYPSLYLRFCLLVAVPLLLISLWIFSLINYEAPTYHNGKYSYPGWAHGLGWAITSASLVCIPSYAIYQVVRAEGDTFGQKLLNTLKPNIYECKICGEHHCDHDFPEEEMGPEMAIVESTSGVPLILQAPPSGHGYNVQAQARDEQTVTTRDTANTTAANNAAPQNSGSNGEAR; via the exons ATGAGCGTAATGAATGAGAAGCACGAACCTGTCGTGCCCAACGGTGATGGACAACCGACGGAATCTTCGGCGAAAAAGGgccaaccgaacggaacgtcGGTGACCGCCACGGACCGGACACCACTGATGACGTCGATGCCGAGCTATCCCAACAGTCCGGTTATGATGCGACGCTTCATAGGAGA TCCACCGGTGGAAGATGCGTACGATAATGAGAGCTACGGGGGCATGTCGGACGACTCCGATCTCGATAATCTCAAGCCACGCAAGCAGCACTGGGCGAACAAGATGCAGTTCGTGCTCGCCTGCATCGGCTATTCGGTCGGTCTGGGCAACGTCTGGCGGTTCCCGTATCTGTGTTACAAGAGCGGTGGAG GAGTGTTTCTGGTGCCTTACTTCATCATTCTGCTCATCTGTGGAATACCGATGCTGTTCATGGAGCTGGCCGTCGGTCAGTACACGGGCCGTGGACCAATCGGTGCCCTCGGTCAGCTGTGTCCATTGTTTAAAG GTACCGGGCTGGCGAGCGTGGTCGTTTCATTCCTGATGTCCACCTACTACAGTGTGATCATTGCCTATGCAATCTACTacttcttcacctccttccGGCCGGATCTACCGTGGACGGATTGTTCGCATCGCTGGAACACGCCCGACTGCTGGGTTCCGGAGAGCTTGAAAAACAATATGACCCGACCGCAAATGTCCCGCACCCCCACGGAGGAGTTTTTCGA GAACAAGGTACTGCAGATAAGCCACGGTATTGAGTATCCGGGTGCGATGCGTTGGGAGCTGGTGGCGTGCCTGGTGTGCGCCTGGATTCTGGTGTACTTTGCCATCTGGAAGTCGATCAAATCCTCGGCCAAGGTACGCTACCTAACAGCTACGCTGCCGTTCGTGCTGATCGTGGTCTTTCTGGGACGTTCGCTTACACTGGAGGGTGCCGACAAGGGACTGCACTACTTCTTCCGTCCGAACTGGCAAGAGCTGGGGCGAGCAAAT GTATGGATTAATGCTGCGGCGCAAAACTTCAACTCGATCGGTATCGCGTTCGGGTCGATGATTTCGTTCGCCAGCTACAACaagtacaacaacaacatcctgCACGACACGCTGGCAGTGTCGTTCGTGAACGCAATCACAAGCCTGCTGGTCGGCATCTTTGCGTTCGCCACGATCGGTAACATAGCGCTGGAGCAAAGCACAACCGTGGAGGATGTGATTAGCGGAGGTCCCGGGCTAATCTTCGTCGTATATCCGCAAGCATTGGCCAAGATGCCTGCCGCTCAGCTGTGGGCTGTACTGTTCTTCTTTATGCTGCTGTGTTTAGGGTTAAACAGCCAG TTCGCCATCGTTGAAGTGGTTGTTACGTCCATCCAGGATGGATTTCCACGGTGGATTAAGCGAAAACTGGTCTATCACgagctgttggtgctgatcGTTTGCGTCGTGTCGTTTTTTGCCGGGTTGCCCAATCTGATCCAGGGAGGGATATACTTTTTCCAGCTAATCGACCATTACGCGGCATCCGTATCGATCATGTTCCTGGCGTTCTTTGAAACCATTGCCATATCCTGGTTCTACGGTATCAATCGGTTATCAAAGAACGTGAAGCAAATGACGGGTCGATATCCGTCGCTGTACTTACGGTTTTGCTTGCTGGTTGCCGTGCCGTTACTGTTGATA TCGTTGTGGATATTCAGCTTGATCAACTACGAGGCTCCGACGTACCACAACGGCAAGTACAGCTATCCTGGTTGGGCGCACGGTCTCGGATGGGCCATCACTTCTGCCTCGCTGGTTTGCATTCCATCGTATGCCATTTATCAGGTGGTTCGTGCCGAAGGAGATACGTTTGGTCAG AAACTGCTCAACACCCTGAAACCCAACATTTACGAATGCAAAATATGTGGTGAGCATCATTGCGATCATGATTTCCCGGAGGAGGAAATGGGCCCCGAGATGGCGATCGTCGAGTCGACGTCGGGAGTACCGCTGATACTACAGGCTCCTCCGTCCGGTCATGGGTACAATGTACAGGCTCAGGCAAGGGATGAGCAAACCGTGACGACACGTGACACAGCAAataccaccgccgccaacaaTGCAGCTCCACAAAACTCGGGAAGCAATGGCGAGGCCCGATGA
- the LOC125952370 gene encoding uncharacterized protein LOC125952370, which translates to MAAGCSKTFASKYDEELHYDLEYEEYCKNFEFSNSSTCWICNGYYGPSYGEPLCGTCHAFIFPNHPEGAAEDLVTQMSDDEDSGNDEPPENGSEAKDRSDEDPDDDERERPRPSAPRNLGQYLDMLSQPRESDESQQKICDMPVEVLLAIFGHLDDLSLWNASEVCKQWKRILEVHIPQLMWKKYTKERWPLFQQISTIPNWLHMYGALMNSCFCRTCLLQMALKTPMRGRMNHIRANRLRSDIRSLDRDATEGIDAVALDNQLFHWQASILGPAGSPYEGGKFFLYIVIPPSYPMLPPQVRFLTKIVHPNVSRHGDVGIDIIQHNWSLALTISKLLLSVQSLLTDPYTQICMEPELGRMYENDRLRFEALARSWTWKYAMYEVLPPLDGLT; encoded by the exons ATGGCTGCCGGCTGCAGTAAAACGTTCGCCTCAAAATACGACGAAGAACTGCACTACGATTTGGAGTATGAGGAGTATTGCAAGAATTTCGAATTCTCC AATTCATCGACGTGTTGGATTTGCAACGGATACTATGGCCCCAGTTACGGTGAACCACTCTGCGGCACGTGCCATGCGTTTATCTTTCCGAACCATCCGGAGGGAGCCGCCGAGGATCTCGTTACGCAGATGTCGGATGACGAAGACTCGGGCAACGATGAACCCCCGGAAAACGGTTCCGAAGCTAAAGATCGTTCCGACGAAGAccctgacgatgacgaacgcGAGCGACCCCGACCCTCGGCTCCACGCAATCTTGGCCAATATCTAGACATGCTTTCACAGCCTCGAGAATCGGACGAATCACAACAGAAGATTTGCGACATGCCGGTCGAAGTGCTGCTAGCCATTTTTGGTCACCTGGATGATCTCTCGTTGTGGAATGCGAGCGAAGTTTGCAAACAGTGGAAACGCATACTCGAGGTGCACATTCCACAATTGATGTGGAAAAAGTACACCAAGGAACGGTGGCCGCTTTTCCAGCAGATCTCCACCATACCAAACTGGCTGCAC ATGTACGGTGCGCTGATGAATTCCTGCTTCTGCCGTACCTGCCTCCTACAGATGGCACTAAAGACTCCGATGCGTGGCCGCATGAACCACATCCGTGCCAATCGATTACGGAGCGATATTCGTTCTCTGGATCGTGATGCTACGGAAGGGATCGATGCGGTTGCACTGGACAATCAGTTATTTCACTGGCAAGCATCGATTCTCGGACCAGCCGGAAGTCCGTACGAGGGTGGGAAGTTTTTCCTATACATCGTCATTCCACCGTCGTACCCCATGCTGCCGCCGCAGGTTCGTTTTCTTACCAAAATTGTACACCCAAACGTTTCACGACACGGAGACGTGGGAATCGATATCATCCAGCACAACTGGTCGCTGGCGCTAACCATCTCCAAGCTGCTGCTATCCGTACAGAGCCTACTGACTGATCCGTACACACAG ATTTGCATGGAACCTGAGCTTGGCCGGATGTACGAAAACGATAGGCTCAGATTTGAAGCCTTAGCCCGAAGCTGGACGTGGAAATACGCCATGTACGAGGTATTGCCACCTCTGGATGGCTTGACGTAA